The following proteins come from a genomic window of Achromobacter sp. AONIH1:
- a CDS encoding F0F1 ATP synthase subunit epsilon produces MATLHVDVVSAEEAIFSGEAKFVVLPGEAGELGILPGHTPLISRIRPGTVKIVRADQGEENIFVAGGILEVQPGSVTVLADTAIRAADLDEARALEARQRAEEALRNAKDKADIAVVEAELAMLAAQAVAARKLRQGGRSH; encoded by the coding sequence ATGGCTACCCTGCATGTGGATGTCGTCAGCGCAGAGGAAGCGATCTTCTCCGGTGAGGCGAAGTTCGTGGTGCTGCCTGGCGAAGCGGGTGAGCTGGGCATCCTGCCCGGCCACACCCCGCTGATTTCGCGCATACGCCCCGGGACGGTCAAGATCGTTCGTGCCGACCAGGGCGAGGAAAACATCTTCGTCGCCGGCGGCATCCTGGAAGTGCAGCCCGGCAGCGTCACGGTCCTGGCCGACACGGCCATCCGTGCCGCCGACCTAGACGAGGCCCGTGCCCTGGAAGCGCGCCAGCGCGCCGAAGAGGCGCTGCGCAACGCCAAGGACAAGGCCGACATCGCCGTGGTCGAAGCCGAACTCGCGATGCTGGCGGCGCAAGCCGTGGCCGCGCGCAAGCTGCGCCAAGGCGGCCGCTCGCACTGA
- the atpA gene encoding F0F1 ATP synthase subunit alpha, with amino-acid sequence MQLNPSEISELLKSRIEGLGASADVRTQGTVVSVTDGITRIHGLSDVMQGEMLEFPNNVYGLALNLERDSVGAVILGDYTGVSEGDQVKTTGRILEVPVGPELRGRVVNTLGEPIDGKGPVNAKATDIIEKVAPGVIARRSVSQPLQTGIKAIDSMVPIGRGQRELIIGDRQTGKTAVAVDTIISQKGKGVTCVYVAIGQKASTINNVVRKLEEHGALEYTIVVAASASDSAAMQYLAAYAGCTMGEYFRDRGEDALIVYDDLTKQAWAYRQVSLLLRRPPGREAYPGDVFYLHSRLLERAARVNEEYVEKFTGGAVKGKTGSLTALPIIETQAGDVSAFVPTNVISITDGQIFLETDLFNAGVRPAINAGISVSRVGGAAQTKVVKKLSGGIRTDLAQYRELAAFAQFASDLDDATRRQLERGKRVVELLKQPQYQPLQVWELAVTLYTVNNGYLDDVDVSQVLAFEKSLKDQLKAKHAAMIQRIEDTKELSKDDEGELAAAILEFKKHGAF; translated from the coding sequence ATGCAACTCAATCCCTCCGAGATCAGCGAACTGCTCAAGAGCCGCATCGAGGGCCTGGGCGCTTCGGCTGATGTCCGTACTCAGGGCACCGTCGTGTCCGTGACCGACGGTATTACCCGCATCCACGGCCTGTCGGACGTGATGCAGGGCGAAATGCTCGAATTCCCCAACAACGTCTACGGCCTCGCGCTGAACCTCGAGCGCGACTCCGTCGGCGCCGTGATTCTGGGCGACTACACCGGCGTGTCCGAAGGCGACCAGGTCAAGACGACCGGCCGCATTCTGGAAGTGCCGGTCGGCCCCGAACTGCGCGGCCGCGTGGTCAACACGCTGGGCGAGCCGATCGACGGCAAGGGCCCGGTCAACGCCAAGGCCACCGACATCATCGAAAAAGTGGCGCCCGGCGTTATCGCCCGCCGCTCGGTGTCGCAACCGCTGCAGACCGGCATCAAGGCTATCGACTCGATGGTCCCGATCGGCCGCGGCCAGCGCGAACTGATCATCGGCGACCGCCAGACCGGCAAGACCGCCGTGGCCGTCGACACCATCATCAGCCAGAAGGGCAAGGGCGTCACCTGCGTGTACGTCGCCATCGGCCAGAAGGCTTCGACGATCAACAACGTGGTGCGCAAGCTCGAAGAGCACGGCGCGCTGGAATACACCATCGTCGTGGCCGCCTCGGCCTCCGACTCGGCCGCCATGCAGTACCTGGCCGCCTACGCCGGCTGCACGATGGGCGAATACTTCCGCGATCGCGGCGAAGACGCCCTGATCGTCTATGACGATCTGACCAAGCAAGCCTGGGCCTACCGCCAGGTCTCGCTGCTGCTGCGCCGTCCGCCGGGCCGCGAAGCCTACCCGGGCGACGTGTTCTACCTGCACTCGCGCCTGCTCGAGCGTGCCGCTCGCGTCAACGAAGAGTACGTCGAGAAGTTCACCGGTGGCGCCGTCAAGGGCAAGACCGGCTCGCTGACCGCGCTGCCGATCATCGAAACCCAGGCGGGCGACGTGTCGGCCTTCGTTCCGACCAACGTGATCTCGATCACGGACGGCCAGATCTTCCTGGAAACCGACCTGTTCAACGCCGGTGTGCGTCCGGCCATCAACGCCGGTATCTCGGTGTCCCGCGTCGGCGGCGCCGCCCAGACCAAGGTCGTCAAGAAGCTGTCCGGCGGTATCCGTACCGACCTGGCCCAGTACCGTGAACTGGCCGCCTTCGCGCAGTTCGCCTCCGACCTGGACGACGCCACCCGTCGCCAGCTCGAGCGCGGCAAGCGCGTGGTGGAACTGCTCAAGCAGCCGCAGTACCAGCCGCTGCAGGTGTGGGAACTGGCCGTCACGCTGTACACGGTCAACAACGGCTACCTGGACGACGTGGACGTTTCGCAAGTGCTGGCGTTCGAGAAGTCGCTGAAGGATCAGCTCAAGGCCAAGCACGCGGCCATGATCCAGCGCATCGAAGACACCAAGGAACTGTCCAAGGATGACGAAGGCGAATTGGCCGCCGCCATCCTGGAATTCAAGAAGCACGGTGCTTTTTAA
- a CDS encoding ATP synthase subunit I yields MRGTPEQGQADRVLVLSDADRAALNAQASRGLLLALAAQGALGLAAAVIAGVVGGAAAGWSALAGAGAYFIPNALFALRLAFSVRSGRASPFTFLFGELIKLFATALLLWLLSRVAQGWLVWPAALLGLILTLKGYLLLLMFRKLS; encoded by the coding sequence ATGCGGGGAACGCCGGAGCAGGGCCAGGCGGATCGGGTGCTGGTACTCAGCGACGCGGACCGTGCGGCACTGAATGCGCAGGCAAGCCGCGGCCTTCTGTTGGCATTGGCGGCGCAGGGCGCCTTGGGGCTCGCAGCAGCAGTAATCGCGGGGGTTGTCGGAGGGGCAGCGGCAGGTTGGTCGGCGCTGGCGGGGGCAGGAGCGTATTTCATACCCAATGCGTTGTTCGCATTGCGCCTGGCTTTCAGCGTACGGTCCGGACGGGCCAGTCCCTTTACCTTTCTCTTTGGCGAGTTGATCAAGCTGTTCGCAACGGCATTGCTGTTGTGGCTGCTGTCGCGTGTGGCGCAAGGCTGGCTGGTCTGGCCCGCGGCGCTGCTGGGCCTGATCCTCACCTTGAAGGGATATCTCCTGCTATTGATGTTCCGCAAGTTGTCATAG
- a CDS encoding F0F1 ATP synthase subunit delta, whose translation MAELSTVARPYAEALFAAARDDKAGLPAWADLVGQLSQVAANPDVREAMADPRLGDKQRIELFSGLIKAELPQAARNFIELLVQNDRLLLLPVIASQFEALRNRHDGTAQAEITSAFELSEAQVKELVAALEQKFGLKLKPSVTVDQSLIGGVRVAVGDQVLDTSVQAQLARMRDQLAA comes from the coding sequence ATGGCTGAACTTTCCACTGTTGCCCGGCCGTACGCCGAGGCGCTGTTCGCCGCGGCCCGTGACGACAAGGCCGGCTTGCCGGCCTGGGCCGACCTGGTCGGCCAGCTGTCGCAAGTCGCCGCCAACCCCGACGTGCGCGAGGCGATGGCCGACCCGCGTCTGGGCGACAAGCAGCGCATCGAGCTGTTCTCCGGCCTGATCAAGGCCGAGCTGCCGCAGGCCGCCCGCAATTTCATCGAGCTGCTGGTCCAGAATGACCGGCTGCTGCTGCTGCCCGTCATCGCTTCGCAATTCGAAGCGCTGCGGAATCGTCACGACGGCACGGCGCAGGCGGAAATCACCAGCGCGTTCGAACTCAGCGAAGCCCAGGTCAAAGAACTGGTTGCCGCGCTCGAGCAAAAATTCGGCCTCAAGCTCAAGCCCAGCGTCACCGTCGATCAGTCGTTGATCGGCGGCGTGCGCGTGGCTGTCGGAGACCAGGTGCTCGATACTTCCGTACAAGCCCAATTGGCCCGCATGCGCGACCAGCTCGCCGCTTAA
- the atpE gene encoding F0F1 ATP synthase subunit C, producing MTNVAFVALACGLIIGLGAIGACIGIALMGGKYLEASARQPELMNALQTKMFLLAGLIDAAFLIGVGIAMLFAFANPFVG from the coding sequence ATGACCAACGTCGCTTTCGTTGCCCTCGCTTGCGGTCTTATCATCGGTCTGGGCGCCATCGGCGCTTGCATCGGCATCGCACTGATGGGCGGCAAGTATCTGGAAGCCTCGGCTCGTCAGCCTGAACTGATGAACGCTCTGCAAACCAAGATGTTCCTGCTGGCTGGCCTGATCGACGCGGCGTTCCTGATCGGCGTGGGTATCGCCATGCTGTTCGCCTTCGCCAACCCGTTCGTCGGCTAA
- a CDS encoding helix-turn-helix domain-containing protein, translating to MLDCGVLLPPGHDAAMRGWIERHQPQVARVRFHPLLLASAGEAAEPQALAAMAVTLKRYDACLMPVEPATLAWTRIALQQARPALATPILVLVDGMKASAIEDLLALGAADFISEPVCLEGLRVRLRHQLLSAAWGLAAASLEEPALRYGAQGQAVLVPVGLPPHRPGAMPAPGRGRESGPEAGGSPPAATRPRVASALFDQAMASLRLLPRWQDGGEPFARAKARVVGEFEREYLRRALSHHGGNVAQAARASSKHRRAFWALMRKHGIEAAPYRIAAARRGQDMPSD from the coding sequence ATGCTGGATTGCGGGGTATTGCTGCCGCCTGGCCACGATGCGGCCATGCGCGGCTGGATCGAGCGGCATCAGCCGCAAGTGGCACGTGTGCGCTTTCATCCCTTGCTGCTCGCGAGCGCGGGCGAGGCCGCCGAACCGCAGGCGCTGGCGGCCATGGCCGTGACGCTCAAGCGCTACGATGCCTGCCTGATGCCGGTCGAGCCGGCCACGCTGGCCTGGACCCGCATCGCCTTGCAGCAGGCGCGGCCGGCCCTGGCCACGCCCATCCTGGTGCTGGTCGACGGCATGAAGGCGTCGGCCATCGAGGACCTGCTGGCGCTGGGCGCGGCCGATTTCATTTCCGAACCCGTCTGCCTGGAAGGGTTGCGCGTGCGCTTGCGCCATCAGCTGCTGTCGGCAGCGTGGGGGCTGGCGGCGGCCTCGCTCGAAGAGCCCGCCTTGCGCTATGGGGCGCAGGGCCAGGCGGTCCTCGTGCCCGTCGGCCTGCCGCCTCATCGCCCGGGCGCGATGCCCGCTCCAGGACGGGGCCGCGAGTCGGGCCCGGAAGCAGGCGGCTCGCCGCCGGCCGCGACGCGTCCACGCGTGGCGTCGGCCTTGTTCGATCAGGCCATGGCGAGCCTGCGGTTGCTGCCCCGCTGGCAGGACGGCGGCGAGCCATTCGCACGGGCCAAGGCACGCGTGGTGGGCGAGTTCGAGCGCGAGTACCTGCGGCGCGCACTCTCCCATCACGGCGGCAACGTGGCGCAGGCCGCCAGGGCGTCCAGCAAGCACCGCCGCGCATTCTGGGCGTTGATGCGCAAGCACGGCATAGAAGCCGCGCCCTATCGCATCGCGGCGGCCCGGCGCGGCCAGGACATGCCGTCGGACTGA
- a CDS encoding DUF1254 domain-containing protein — MRNPTVNRRWTAVVLASALSACFAAAQAQTPAQNQAPRSTLRLVSETPYPAAAAPAPRMSEQELRDTAIDAYVYAYPMVLMELARRQATAVQSPADGKAPMNQFGHKTAFPDPAATGTPWPSADALHSSLWFDVSRAPLIVRLPDAGGRYTLLSALDMWSDVFASRGTRTNGNGAQSFAIVGPDWQGTLPPGVDLVRSPTATGWLIGWTQAGGPQDYAAVNQIQSSMSASPLISAAAPPSTRARGATPRGGHDPYPQTGAGVGTAPIGSGLPMPAPMQLPPGTPSEQAAALDAASFFALFFDTLRNNPPHANDGPMLDRMRRIGLDDRRPFNFGRLSPQVQQALADAQPLAGRRIADGVTRLGTPLNGWNTVLSGIGTYGTDYTRRASIAYAGLGAPTPEDVLYPVTVADSKGRTLNSDDDYVLHFEKGQLPPANAFWSLHVYNSQHGFAANPANRYVLRSTDGLKYNADGSLDVYIQRRDPGERKRANWLSAPASDGPFLLSMRLYWPQDLALDGLWAPPPVRRD; from the coding sequence ATGCGTAACCCCACTGTCAATCGCCGCTGGACCGCCGTCGTTCTGGCCAGCGCCCTGAGCGCCTGCTTCGCCGCCGCCCAGGCCCAGACCCCGGCCCAGAATCAGGCCCCGCGCTCCACGCTGAGACTGGTGTCCGAAACCCCGTATCCGGCCGCCGCCGCGCCCGCGCCCAGGATGAGCGAGCAGGAGCTGCGCGATACCGCCATCGACGCCTACGTCTATGCCTATCCCATGGTGCTGATGGAACTGGCGCGCCGCCAGGCCACCGCCGTGCAGTCGCCGGCCGACGGCAAGGCGCCGATGAACCAGTTCGGCCACAAGACCGCATTCCCCGATCCCGCCGCCACCGGCACGCCCTGGCCCAGCGCCGACGCGCTGCATTCGAGCCTGTGGTTCGACGTCTCGCGCGCGCCGCTGATCGTGCGCCTGCCCGATGCCGGCGGCCGCTACACGCTGCTGTCGGCGCTGGACATGTGGAGCGATGTGTTCGCCTCGCGCGGCACGCGCACCAATGGCAACGGCGCGCAGTCCTTCGCCATCGTCGGGCCCGATTGGCAAGGCACGTTGCCGCCCGGCGTGGACCTGGTGCGCAGCCCCACCGCGACCGGCTGGCTGATCGGCTGGACGCAGGCCGGCGGTCCGCAGGACTATGCGGCCGTCAATCAGATCCAGTCGTCCATGTCGGCCAGCCCCTTGATCTCGGCGGCCGCGCCGCCGTCCACGCGGGCTCGCGGCGCGACGCCGCGAGGCGGGCATGATCCGTATCCGCAGACCGGCGCGGGCGTCGGCACGGCGCCCATCGGCAGCGGCTTGCCCATGCCGGCGCCCATGCAGCTGCCGCCGGGCACGCCGTCCGAGCAGGCGGCCGCGCTGGATGCGGCCTCGTTCTTCGCGCTGTTCTTCGACACGCTGCGCAATAACCCGCCGCACGCCAACGACGGTCCCATGCTCGACCGCATGCGCCGCATCGGCCTGGACGACCGGCGCCCCTTCAACTTCGGCCGCCTGAGTCCGCAAGTGCAGCAGGCGCTGGCGGACGCGCAGCCGCTGGCGGGCCGCCGCATCGCCGACGGCGTGACGCGGCTGGGCACGCCGCTGAACGGCTGGAACACCGTGTTGTCGGGCATCGGCACTTACGGCACCGACTACACGCGCCGCGCTTCCATCGCCTATGCGGGCCTGGGCGCGCCCACGCCCGAGGACGTGCTGTATCCGGTCACGGTCGCTGATTCCAAGGGCCGCACGCTCAATTCGGACGACGACTACGTGCTGCACTTCGAGAAGGGTCAGCTGCCGCCGGCCAACGCGTTCTGGTCGCTGCACGTCTACAACAGCCAGCATGGCTTCGCCGCCAATCCCGCCAACCGCTACGTGCTGCGCAGCACCGACGGCCTGAAGTACAACGCCGACGGTTCGCTGGACGTGTACATCCAGCGCCGCGACCCCGGCGAGCGCAAGCGCGCGAACTGGCTGAGCGCGCCGGCCTCCGATGGCCCGTTCCTGTTGAGCATGCGCCTGTACTGGCCGCAGGACCTGGCGCTGGACGGCTTGTGGGCGCCGCCGCCGGTGCGCCGCGACTGA
- a CDS encoding F0F1 ATP synthase subunit B — translation MNLNATIIFQMLVFFVLGWFTMKFVWPPLTKAMDERRQKIADGLAAADKGKADLAQAQARISLIEASAKSENHARIVEAEKQAASLIDQARREAESERARIVAQAAQDAAQEVQRARDALRDDVAALAVKGAEQILKREVDARAHAELLNQLRAQL, via the coding sequence GTGAATCTGAACGCGACGATCATTTTCCAGATGCTCGTGTTCTTCGTTCTGGGCTGGTTCACGATGAAATTCGTGTGGCCTCCTCTGACGAAGGCGATGGACGAGCGCCGCCAAAAAATCGCCGACGGCCTGGCCGCGGCCGATAAGGGCAAGGCCGATCTGGCCCAGGCCCAGGCGCGTATCAGCCTGATCGAGGCTTCTGCCAAGTCCGAAAACCACGCCCGTATCGTCGAGGCCGAGAAGCAAGCCGCCTCGCTGATCGACCAGGCCCGCCGCGAAGCGGAGTCCGAGCGTGCCCGTATCGTGGCGCAAGCCGCGCAGGATGCCGCGCAGGAAGTCCAGCGCGCCCGTGATGCGCTGCGCGACGACGTCGCGGCGCTGGCTGTCAAGGGTGCTGAACAGATCCTCAAGCGCGAGGTTGACGCCCGCGCCCACGCCGAGCTGCTGAACCAGCTCCGCGCGCAGCTTTAA
- the atpB gene encoding F0F1 ATP synthase subunit A produces the protein MAAASDVSPQSAYIQHHLVHLNNTGEKQSAIAQFDVINYDSLFWSALTGLIVIFFLWRAARRATNGVPGRLQAFVEMVVDMVDDQAKGIVHNAKSRLFVAPLALTVFLWIILMNALDLLPVDLLPSIWRWTGLGAEHGDPLYYHRILPTADLNVPMGMSLGVLLLMFYYGIKIKHPGGFVKELFTAPFHAHGIAAVVLAPFNLLLNLIEYAAKSVSLGMRLFGNMFAGELVFMLIALLGGAWTGFNGTSIGLGIGQVLAGSVWAIFHILIVLLQAFIFMMLTLVYLGQAHEGH, from the coding sequence ATGGCTGCTGCCAGCGACGTGTCGCCTCAGTCCGCGTATATTCAGCACCACCTGGTGCATCTGAATAACACCGGCGAGAAACAGAGCGCTATTGCTCAGTTCGACGTCATCAATTACGACTCGCTGTTCTGGTCGGCCCTGACCGGCCTGATCGTCATTTTCTTCCTCTGGCGCGCCGCGCGCCGCGCCACCAACGGCGTTCCGGGCCGCCTGCAGGCCTTCGTGGAAATGGTCGTGGACATGGTCGACGACCAGGCCAAGGGCATCGTCCACAACGCCAAGAGCCGTCTGTTCGTGGCCCCGCTGGCCCTGACCGTGTTCCTCTGGATCATCCTGATGAACGCGCTCGACCTGCTGCCGGTCGATCTGCTGCCCTCCATCTGGCGCTGGACCGGCCTGGGCGCCGAGCACGGCGACCCGCTCTACTATCACCGCATTCTCCCGACCGCCGACCTGAACGTGCCGATGGGCATGTCCCTGGGCGTGCTGCTGCTGATGTTCTATTACGGCATCAAGATCAAGCACCCGGGCGGCTTCGTCAAGGAACTGTTCACCGCGCCGTTCCATGCCCATGGCATCGCGGCCGTGGTGCTGGCCCCCTTCAACCTGCTGCTGAACCTGATCGAATACGCCGCCAAGTCCGTCTCGCTGGGCATGCGGTTGTTCGGCAACATGTTCGCCGGCGAACTGGTCTTCATGCTGATCGCCCTGCTGGGCGGCGCCTGGACCGGCTTCAACGGCACCAGCATCGGACTGGGCATCGGCCAGGTCCTGGCCGGCTCGGTGTGGGCGATCTTCCACATCCTGATCGTCCTGCTGCAGGCCTTCATCTTCATGATGCTGACGCTGGTGTACCTCGGCCAGGCTCACGAAGGCCACTGA
- the atpD gene encoding F0F1 ATP synthase subunit beta, with amino-acid sequence MSNGTIVQCIGAVVDIQFPRDHMPKIYEALTLADEGSSFAEKGLTFEVQQQLGDGVVRTIALGSSDGLRRGMKVAGTGAPISVPVGTGTLGRIMDVLGRPIDEAGEIKHEEKRAIHQDAPRFDELSPSVELLETGIKVIDLVCPFAKGGKVGLFGGAGVGKTVNMMELINNIAKQHSGLSVFAGVGERTREGNDFYHEMEESNVLDKVAMVFGQMNEPPGNRLRVALTGLTMAEKFRDEGRDILFFVDNIYRYTLAGTEVSALLGRMPSAVGYQPTLAEEMGKLQERITSTKTGSITSIQAVYVPADDLTDPSPATTFQHLDSTVVLSRDIAALGIYPAVDPLDSSSRQLDPQVVGEEHYAVARGVQQTLQRYKELRDIIAILGMDELSPEDKQAVARARKIQRFLSQPFHVAEVFTGSPGKYVPLAETIRGFKMIVNGECDALPEQAFYMVGSIDEAFEKAKKLQ; translated from the coding sequence ATGAGCAACGGAACCATCGTTCAGTGCATCGGCGCCGTGGTGGATATTCAGTTCCCCCGCGATCACATGCCCAAGATTTATGAAGCGCTCACCCTGGCCGACGAGGGTTCCTCGTTCGCCGAGAAGGGCCTGACGTTCGAAGTTCAGCAGCAGCTGGGCGACGGCGTGGTGCGCACCATCGCCCTGGGCTCCAGCGACGGCCTGCGCCGTGGCATGAAGGTCGCCGGCACCGGCGCCCCGATCTCGGTGCCCGTCGGCACCGGCACCCTGGGCCGCATCATGGACGTGCTGGGCCGTCCGATCGACGAAGCCGGTGAAATCAAGCACGAAGAAAAGCGCGCCATTCACCAGGACGCTCCCCGTTTCGACGAGCTGTCGCCGTCGGTCGAGCTGCTGGAAACCGGCATCAAGGTTATTGACCTGGTGTGCCCGTTCGCCAAGGGCGGCAAGGTCGGCCTGTTCGGCGGCGCCGGCGTGGGCAAGACCGTCAACATGATGGAGCTGATCAACAACATCGCCAAGCAGCACAGCGGCTTGTCGGTGTTCGCCGGCGTGGGCGAGCGTACCCGCGAAGGCAACGACTTCTACCATGAAATGGAAGAGTCGAACGTTCTGGACAAGGTCGCCATGGTGTTCGGTCAGATGAACGAACCCCCGGGCAACCGTCTGCGCGTGGCGCTGACCGGCCTGACCATGGCCGAGAAGTTCCGCGACGAAGGCCGCGACATCCTGTTCTTCGTGGACAACATCTACCGCTACACGCTGGCCGGCACGGAAGTGTCCGCTCTGCTGGGCCGTATGCCGTCCGCCGTGGGCTACCAGCCGACGCTGGCCGAGGAAATGGGCAAGCTGCAAGAGCGCATCACGTCCACCAAGACCGGCTCGATCACCTCGATCCAGGCCGTGTACGTGCCCGCTGACGACTTGACCGACCCGTCGCCCGCCACCACCTTCCAGCACTTGGACTCGACCGTCGTGCTGTCGCGTGACATCGCCGCGCTGGGCATCTACCCCGCCGTGGATCCGCTGGATTCGTCCAGCCGCCAGCTCGACCCGCAAGTCGTCGGCGAAGAGCACTACGCCGTGGCCCGTGGCGTGCAGCAGACACTGCAGCGCTACAAGGAACTGCGCGACATCATCGCGATTCTGGGCATGGACGAACTGTCGCCGGAAGACAAGCAGGCCGTGGCCCGCGCGCGCAAGATCCAGCGCTTCCTGTCGCAGCCGTTCCACGTGGCCGAAGTGTTCACCGGTTCGCCCGGCAAGTACGTGCCGCTGGCTGAAACCATCCGCGGCTTCAAGATGATCGTGAACGGCGAGTGCGACGCGCTGCCCGAGCAGGCTTTCTACATGGTCGGTTCGATCGACGAGGCCTTCGAGAAGGCCAAGAAACTGCAATAA
- a CDS encoding enoyl-CoA hydratase: MSESFVLVETRGRVGLLTLNRPKALNALNDQLMDELGAALLAFEADPDIGAVVITGSEKAFAAGADIGAMKSWTYMDVYSSEYITRNWETLKRIRKPVIAAVAGYALGGGCELAMMCDIIIAADTAKFGQPEIKLGVIPGAGGTQRLPRAVGKAKAMDLALTARMMGADEAERAGLVSRVVPADKLMEEALDAATVIASMSLPSVMMAKECVNRAFEGSLNEGLLFERRVFHSLFATEDQKEGMAAFVEKRKPDFKHR; the protein is encoded by the coding sequence ATGAGCGAGTCGTTCGTACTGGTCGAAACCCGGGGCCGCGTGGGCCTGCTGACGCTGAACCGCCCCAAGGCGCTGAACGCGCTGAACGATCAACTGATGGACGAACTCGGCGCGGCCCTGCTGGCCTTCGAGGCGGACCCGGACATCGGCGCCGTCGTCATCACCGGCAGTGAAAAGGCCTTCGCCGCGGGCGCCGACATCGGCGCCATGAAGAGCTGGACGTACATGGACGTCTACAGCAGCGAATACATCACGCGCAACTGGGAAACGCTCAAGCGCATCAGGAAGCCGGTGATCGCCGCGGTCGCCGGCTACGCGCTGGGCGGCGGCTGCGAGCTGGCGATGATGTGCGACATCATCATCGCCGCCGACACCGCCAAGTTCGGCCAGCCCGAGATCAAGCTGGGCGTGATCCCCGGCGCCGGCGGCACCCAGCGCCTGCCGCGCGCGGTGGGCAAGGCCAAGGCCATGGACCTGGCCCTGACCGCCCGCATGATGGGCGCCGACGAAGCCGAGCGCGCCGGCCTGGTGTCGCGCGTGGTGCCGGCCGACAAGCTCATGGAAGAGGCGCTGGACGCCGCCACCGTGATCGCCTCCATGTCGTTGCCCTCGGTCATGATGGCCAAGGAATGCGTCAACCGCGCCTTCGAGGGCTCGCTCAACGAAGGCCTGCTGTTCGAGCGCCGCGTGTTCCATTCGCTGTTCGCCACCGAGGACCAGAAGGAAGGCATGGCCGCCTTCGTCGAGAAGCGTAAACCGGACTTCAAACACCGTTAA
- the atpG gene encoding F0F1 ATP synthase subunit gamma, translating into MPGIKEIRTKIKSVQNTRKITKAMEMVAASKMRKAQERMRAGRPYATKVREIAAHLMQANPEYSHPYLVEREVKSVGVVMVTTDKGLCGGLNTNITRVVLSKLKEFEKNGIAVQATAFGNKGLGVLTRIGAKLVSNEVQLGDKPQLDRLLGAIKVQLDAYLEGRIDALYVASTRFVNTMKQEPMFLRLLPLASGLDDPYQTGAENLSKTSEVKSDYSWDYIYEPDARSVIDDLLQRYVEGLLYQAVAENMASEQSARMVAMKAASDNAKKVIGDLQLVYNKTRQAAITKEISEIVGGAAAV; encoded by the coding sequence ATGCCCGGAATTAAGGAAATCCGAACCAAGATCAAGAGCGTGCAAAACACGCGCAAGATCACCAAGGCGATGGAAATGGTCGCCGCATCCAAGATGCGCAAGGCGCAGGAACGGATGCGCGCCGGCCGTCCGTATGCCACCAAGGTGCGCGAGATCGCCGCGCACCTGATGCAGGCCAACCCCGAGTACAGCCACCCCTACCTGGTCGAACGCGAAGTGAAGTCCGTCGGCGTGGTCATGGTGACGACTGACAAGGGCTTGTGCGGCGGCCTGAACACCAACATCACCCGCGTGGTGCTGTCCAAGCTGAAAGAGTTCGAGAAGAACGGCATCGCCGTGCAAGCGACCGCTTTCGGCAACAAGGGCCTGGGCGTGCTGACCCGCATCGGCGCCAAGCTGGTTTCGAACGAAGTCCAGCTGGGCGACAAGCCGCAACTCGACCGCCTGCTGGGCGCGATCAAGGTGCAGCTGGACGCTTACCTGGAAGGCCGCATCGACGCGCTGTACGTGGCGTCGACCCGCTTCGTCAACACGATGAAGCAGGAGCCGATGTTCCTGCGCCTGCTGCCCCTGGCCAGCGGTTTGGACGATCCGTACCAGACCGGCGCGGAAAACCTGTCCAAGACCTCGGAAGTGAAGTCGGATTACAGCTGGGATTACATCTACGAGCCGGACGCCCGTAGCGTGATCGACGACCTGCTGCAGCGTTACGTCGAGGGCCTGCTGTACCAAGCCGTGGCCGAGAACATGGCTTCGGAGCAATCGGCCCGGATGGTCGCCATGAAGGCGGCATCGGACAACGCCAAGAAGGTCATCGGCGATCTGCAGCTGGTCTACAACAAGACCCGCCAGGCCGCGATCACCAAAGAAATTTCGGAAATCGTAGGGGGCGCCGCCGCCGTCTAA